Within Methyloversatilis discipulorum, the genomic segment GCCTTCGGTGTGGTCGCGCGCGCGCTCGGCCACGGCATGAAGGTGGGCGTGGTGCAGTTCATCAAGGGGCGTTCCGACACTGGCGAGGAAGCCTTCTATCGCCGTCAGCCGGACGTGCAGTGGCATGTGTCGGGTGAGGGCTTCACCTGGGAAACGCAGAACCGCGCGCGCGACGTCGCCACCGCCGAAGCGGCCTGGGAACAGGCGCGCAGCTTCCTGCGCGACCCGGCCATCGGCCTGGTGGTGCTGGACGAACTGAACATCGCGCTGAAGTACCACTACCTCGACGTCGCCACCGTCATCGCCGACCTGCAGGCGCGGCCGACCATGCAGCACGTCATCGTGACCGGCCGCGCGGCGCCGCCGGAGCTGGTCGAGGTCGCGGACACGGTGACCGACATGACCATGGTGAAGCACGCCTTCAAGGCCGGCGTGAAGGCGATGCCGGGGCTGGAGTGGTGAGCCTGTCTTCCGCAGTCCGTCGCTGTCCGGCGCTGATGGTAGCCGCGCCCGCGTCCGGTCAGGGCAAGACCACGGTGGTCGCCGCACTGGCACGGCTGCACCGTTCGCGCGGTCGCCGCGTGCACGTGTTCAAGTGCGGGCCTGACTTCCTCGATCCGCAGATCCACGCGCTGGCCAGTGGCGCGCCGGTGTGCAATGTCGACCTGTGGATGACCGGCGACGCCGACATCGCCGCGCGGCTGTACGACGCGGCGGGCGAAGCCGACCTCATCCTCGTCGAGTCGGTCATGGGCCTGCACGACGGCAGCCCGTCCAGTGCAGACATTGCGCGTCGCTTCAATCTGCCGGTGCTGGCGGTGATCGACGCGCGCGCGATGGCGCAGACCTTCGGCGCGCTGGCGCACGGCCTGAAGCACTACCGGGACGGCGTGAACCTGACGGCAGTGATCGCCAACCGCGTCGGCTCGGCCCGCCACATCGACATGCTGCGCGACAGCCTGCCGGCCGACATCGCCTGGTACGGCGGCCTGCCGCGCGACGAGCGCATCGCGCTGCCGGAGCGCCACCTCGGCCTGCTGCCGGCGGCCGAGATCGAAGGGCTGGACGCCCGGCTCGACATCGCTGCCGAACTGCTCGGCGCATCGACCGCGGCCGACCTGCCGCCGGCGGTGGCGTTCGCACCGGTCGAGCGCACGCCGCCGCCGCGCCTGCTCGACGGCGTGCGCATCGCGCTGGCGCGCGACGACGCCTTCTGTTTCATCTACCCGGCCAACCTTGACTGCCTGCGCGCACTCGGCGCCGAGCTGGTCGAGTTCTCGCCGCTCAATGACGCCGCGCTGCCCGCCTGCGATGCCGTCTGGCTGCCCGGCGGCTACCCCGAACTGCACGCCGCGCGCTGGGCCGCCAACACCGCGATGCACGCCGCGCTGCGCGCCCACGTCGACGCCGGCCGGCCGCTGCTGGCCGAGTGCGGCGGCATGATGAGCCTGTTCGACACGCTGACCGACAAGGCCGGCGTCAGCCACGCCGGCGCCGGCCTGCTGCCGGGCGCGGTGCGCATGCAGACACGGCTGGCCGCGCTCGGCCTGCAGCAGGTCGAG encodes:
- the cobO gene encoding cob(I)yrinic acid a,c-diamide adenosyltransferase; translation: MSDLDERHEARMKRKKDVVDQAIAAAQVERGVLVVNTGTGKGKSSAAFGVVARALGHGMKVGVVQFIKGRSDTGEEAFYRRQPDVQWHVSGEGFTWETQNRARDVATAEAAWEQARSFLRDPAIGLVVLDELNIALKYHYLDVATVIADLQARPTMQHVIVTGRAAPPELVEVADTVTDMTMVKHAFKAGVKAMPGLEW
- a CDS encoding cobyrinate a,c-diamide synthase, whose product is MVAAPASGQGKTTVVAALARLHRSRGRRVHVFKCGPDFLDPQIHALASGAPVCNVDLWMTGDADIAARLYDAAGEADLILVESVMGLHDGSPSSADIARRFNLPVLAVIDARAMAQTFGALAHGLKHYRDGVNLTAVIANRVGSARHIDMLRDSLPADIAWYGGLPRDERIALPERHLGLLPAAEIEGLDARLDIAAELLGASTAADLPPAVAFAPVERTPPPRLLDGVRIALARDDAFCFIYPANLDCLRALGAELVEFSPLNDAALPACDAVWLPGGYPELHAARWAANTAMHAALRAHVDAGRPLLAECGGMMSLFDTLTDKAGVSHAGAGLLPGAVRMQTRLAALGLQQVELPEGRLRGHTFHYSTADTPLSPLARARTAYDREGEAVYRRGRLTASYLHLYFPSAPAAVAALFGR